The Oryzias latipes chromosome 1, ASM223467v1 genome contains a region encoding:
- the stx8 gene encoding syntaxin-8, whose amino-acid sequence MSQDLWLQNYDATCRLAQEIAENIHERNRQQRTGGNPSKINMTLRASLQKLKQNNAQLKDSLLRTSSSRRIMQAEADRRQNLVDDLLTREKQLNASFRGDVTEPETTRSTLMAGGAAASGGSGGNPWLINESEETRGLTFGEIKQQQQKIIEVQDAGLDALAAVISRQKIMGQDIGNELDEQNEIIDDLAHLVDKTDNRIRNETRRVKLVETKSASCWMLVVIVLLLIAIIVIGVWPM is encoded by the exons ATGTCTCAAGACCTTTG GTTACAGAATTATGATGCCACGTGCCGTCTAGCACAGGAAATAGCAGAAAACATTCATGAGAGGAACAGACAGCAGAGAACAGGGGGAAACCCTTCTAAG ATAAACATGACATTACGGGCTTCACTccagaaactgaagcagaatAACGCCCAGCTTAAAGACAGCTTGTTGCGAACATCTTCATCTCGGCGAAT AATGCAGGCAGAAGCTGACAGAAGACAGAACCTTGTTGATGACCTGCTAaccagagaaaagcagctgaatGCAAGTTTCAGAGGAGACGTCACAGAGCCTGAGACTACCAG GTCCACATTGATGGCTGGAGGGGCAGCGGCCAGTGGGGGCAGTGGGGGCAACCCGTGGCTGATCAATGAATCAGAGGAGACCAGGGGGCTGACCTTTGGAGAGATcaagcagcaacaacaaaaaattattGAAG tCCAGGATGCGGGTCTGGACGCGCTGGCAGCGGTCATCAGCCGACAGAAGATCATGGGTCAGGATATTGGCAATGAGCTGGATGAACAGAACG aaatcatCGATGATCTCGCACATCTCGTTGACAAGACAGATAACAGGATTCGGAACGAGACGCGACGTGTGAAGCTGGTGGAGACAAAGTCTGCCTCATGCT